In Paenibacillus sp. BIC5C1, a genomic segment contains:
- a CDS encoding stalk domain-containing protein: MRDKVKGLLIGITIGSMLTGVTAYAASGTPIKALLQKVNIYVDGTKKSTTNAITYNNTTYVPVRSISTALGENVALKSNNLYIGKQPEIKLTGDQAFELLYKKIKKEIEMYSLTVGEEPKDGDYYVMRSYSDRETHEVTYGLYYIHMYTGEVYEWNFKSKKMVKL; the protein is encoded by the coding sequence GTGAGGGACAAAGTAAAAGGATTACTCATTGGTATCACAATTGGATCAATGCTTACAGGAGTTACAGCTTATGCAGCATCAGGAACGCCAATAAAAGCTTTACTGCAGAAAGTAAATATTTATGTAGACGGAACAAAGAAGTCGACCACTAATGCAATAACCTATAACAACACTACATATGTACCAGTTAGAAGTATAAGTACTGCACTCGGTGAGAACGTAGCTTTGAAGTCAAACAATCTGTATATCGGCAAACAACCAGAAATTAAATTAACCGGGGATCAAGCGTTTGAACTGTTATATAAAAAAATTAAAAAAGAAATCGAAATGTATAGCCTAACTGTTGGAGAGGAACCAAAAGACGGAGATTATTATGTAATGCGTTCATACTCTGACAGAGAAACACATGAAGTAACTTATGGCCTTTACTATATACATATGTACACAGGGGAAGTCTACGAATGGAACTTCAAATCCAAGAAAATGGTTAAACTATAG
- a CDS encoding metallophosphoesterase: protein MFVLAGILFLVVYGLLVFYIGRSGWNWMKPVVSARFRWFYIVALVFLAISFILARLFGSVSFLSVIGSYWLAIFSLLLLILPVVHLTLWLLRLTRIPRHYAHKWAGVVTLVLLLSTLGYGLYNAYSPVVRQYSIQIDKKVEGVDSLNIVMAADMHFGLLSGPAHAKRMVEEINALKPDLVLYPGDIIDDNLDMYLKSGIAEIISSIQAPYGVYASLGNHDKYNGPIEDLIAALEKSNMQVLYDDKITLDDKITLIGRKDRTEKDRAEVATLMQDTDLSKPVLMMDHQPYDLDIAEQNHVDLVVSGHTHRGQIAPAQFITKAIYENDWGYLQKGSMHSIVTSGFGFWGPPIRTSSRSEIVQINVTFQQ from the coding sequence ATGTTCGTACTTGCTGGCATCTTGTTTTTGGTTGTGTATGGTTTATTAGTGTTTTACATAGGACGGAGCGGATGGAACTGGATGAAGCCGGTTGTATCTGCAAGATTTCGTTGGTTTTACATCGTTGCGCTTGTATTTCTTGCAATTTCGTTCATACTGGCGAGGTTGTTTGGAAGTGTTTCTTTTCTGAGTGTTATTGGTTCTTACTGGCTTGCAATCTTTTCTTTGCTGTTATTAATTCTGCCAGTGGTTCATCTAACGCTATGGTTACTTAGACTAACCCGTATTCCAAGACATTACGCTCATAAATGGGCAGGTGTGGTCACTCTCGTGCTGTTGTTGTCCACGTTGGGCTATGGTCTCTATAACGCCTATAGTCCAGTCGTAAGACAATACAGCATTCAGATTGATAAAAAAGTGGAAGGTGTCGACAGCCTCAACATTGTTATGGCTGCGGATATGCACTTTGGCCTGCTGTCCGGTCCTGCTCACGCTAAACGCATGGTGGAAGAAATTAACGCACTGAAGCCGGATCTGGTTCTCTATCCTGGTGATATTATCGATGACAACCTAGATATGTATCTCAAGAGTGGAATTGCGGAAATTATCAGCAGTATTCAGGCCCCTTACGGAGTATACGCCTCACTGGGCAATCACGACAAGTATAATGGTCCGATCGAGGATCTGATTGCAGCTCTGGAAAAGAGTAATATGCAAGTTCTGTATGATGATAAAATTACATTAGACGATAAGATTACGCTGATTGGACGGAAAGACCGGACAGAGAAGGATCGTGCAGAAGTAGCGACATTGATGCAGGATACCGATTTGAGCAAGCCAGTGCTCATGATGGATCACCAGCCTTATGATTTGGATATTGCGGAGCAAAATCATGTAGATTTGGTTGTGTCTGGTCACACCCATCGTGGTCAGATCGCACCCGCTCAGTTTATTACTAAGGCCATCTACGAGAATGATTGGGGTTATTTGCAAAAAGGGTCTATGCACTCCATCGTAACCTCAGGATTTGGCTTCTGGGGACCTCCAATTCGCACAAGCAGTCGTTCGGAGATTGTACAGATTAATGTGACGTTCCAACAATAA